The sequence below is a genomic window from Euwallacea similis isolate ESF13 chromosome 1, ESF131.1, whole genome shotgun sequence.
AGTAATATTCTCTAAGTCAGGGCTACAATggatatttttagatttgaaaGTGGGGTGTACAATTACAACAGTGTACTGTCTGCTCTAAAACACATATACTACACGGAGGGTTTCAAAGGTATGACCTGCGGACTTGTGCCTACTTTGTTTAGGGACGCTCCCTTTTCTGGGCTCTATCTGATGTTCTATTCCCAAACCAAACAGCTTATTCCAAAGGGTAAGTGGGGTTAACACTACTTTAGTCTCGATAAAGTTTAGCCTATATTTTTCAGACGGCTTAACCTTGGTACTAACTGTAAATAATTGTTCATGTAACGTTATCACTGGattatcataaatttaatgGGAATAAATTAGAAGTTAATGTGACCTGTTGAACTGCTTTTAATTCCTATTTCCTCAAATGTActttttttccagatttagtaaaTTCTGTTTACGCCTGCCCCCTTCACTTCACCTGTGGAGTAACAGCGGGCATTTTGGCCTCAATGGTGACCCAACCGGCTGACGTTCTCAAAACGAAAATGCAACTTTACCCCAACAAATTCAATGGTCTTTGGTCCGTGATGGTTTATGTGCACAATAATTACGGCGTACAAGGATACTTTAAGGGTCTGGTTCCCAGGATGCTGCGCCGAACGTTGATGGCCGCTATGGCCTGGACGGTGTACGAGCAGTTATCCaaaaaattaggtttaaaGTAGTACAAAGGTGATATTCATTAAAGGTGTTTCAGTGTTTTGAGATATGCCTTGGAAGCGAGCAGTTTCAGCGAATTTAAGGTTTCTTGCGAACACCTAGTTATTGAGATTTACCTATTTTGTACCACTTTATACTTTTATACTGTTTTTGTGAGTATATTTTTGGGAGTATTTTTCTACCTATTCTAATGGGAATTtcttttatggttttattGGGACTGTATCCTTATTTATGCcgaataaatttgtatatgCCTGAACTATATTAGGGGATAATCTGCGAACGATATTGTATGGTAACATGCAGTATTGATTTGTgatattatgtttttcttattgttcATAATTTGTATtcttgtttaaataaaatgtttgtgtattttttgtgttttcttacCTTATAATCACTCAATTTGGTGAACCACTATTGAAATGTATTCAAAGAGGACAATGCTAGGAAAGATCGCGTTTCAGGCAGTGCATCGATTGAAAGAGGTAAGAGGCACAGAAACTATCCTTGCAATAGGTCAGTGATTTTGGGTAAAAAGCTCGATAGCTCTGGGATTTGTTTAGGTTTAGAACCCATAAAGTAGTGGAGAAGACAACGGGTAAATGAAAGCGCataatctaaataaatttaaaatacttttatataCATTAATTACGACGAATATTGTGGTTTTGTGTGGGCTAATTGAAAATGGACGGCACGTCTAGAATCCTCTTTTTAATAAAGCGGTTTGAAGCATtctaaatgtgtttttctttaGGTGGGAAACAAATAATGtatcattaaaatataattaatgatTGAGCCTCCACATTCCCATATCTAGCCCAAATTTCTAAGCATTGAAAGCACCCTAACATTGAGTCTCGCCTCAAAATCATAGCGACTGTATCTGTTGATTTGTTGGAGCTGGCATTTGCCCTCCTCCTTAGTCTAGAATAAATCCAAAGGACGTAATCATTTACAGCACAAGTAGTTACAAGTGTTTACCTCTGAATGTTGAATTAAAATGTTCCCTAGCTCATACTGGGCAAAAGCAGAAATATGTGCATCTTCAGCATTTCCAGGCTCGTTCGTCCTTTGGTCTAAACACTTCCTGAAGCAATCCGCTGCTTCTTTATACTGCTGCTGAATTCCATAGCAAGAacccaaaattaaattcgccATCCCTTTTTTCGGCTCATCTTTCGCAGAAGTTACTTTCAGGCACTCTAGTCAAAACAGATAGGTAGGTGATGTCCAATTTATTCTCATAAAAGCTAAGTACCCGACACCACAACCTCAATGTTCTCAAGGCTGCAGCTGGCAAGAGCATTCCACAAATACAGCATTTCAAACACAAACAGTTTGAAAAATACATCGCTGAAGTTTTTGGCGTCCTCACTGTCCTTAGGACAACACTTCAATCGTCTAGTTAAAAATTCGTCCAGTTGTCCACTTCTGCTGCTTCCAGACATCTTTCGCAGCTCATCAAAAATTGCATAGTTGCTAAAATCTCCAATGGAACCTGGAAATAATTTCCAGACAATTTAATGCAAAACTTGATGCAGAATATTGTTTTACCACAACAGATGGCAGTCATGTAAACATAAAAGCACCTCGACCATCTACTGGCCTGCTTCAAGTAAACAAAGGTGCCCATTGCCTCCTGGTACTCCAATTCAATAAGGTGGCACCACCCAATTTCATGGAAACATAAAATCTTGATTTCACGATGATTTGCATTGTCAGTAGCCATTTGGAAAGACTGCAAAGCTGTTGGAATATCGgactaaaatttctttgccAAGCACTATTCATGGACCTTATATTTTAGCTCACATTGAGTCTATGAGTTCTGCCAgcgaaaaaaagaaataaagctGAGTTTGCAAATTCCTTCTTAGATTCATTAATGAGCACCATTGCGGCCTCAACTCCTGCTTGCACGTTTACACCATCAATTGCGTAGAAAGGGCGGACAATTGTGTGGTACCACAGAAGGGCCaaactataaaattaaattgacgtaaatcaataaaactcaaaaatgaCTTACCTGGCCAATGGGGCCCTCATGTCAATTCCCAGCCTTGCATACATTAAACAGGCAATTCCAGTGTGTCTGTTTGCAGCAAAGCCGAGAATACTCATTAGTCTGGTCAAGGAAGGGGGTAGAAGAGATACTCCTAATTGGAACAGTCCATAACCGAACGAAATAGCCCCCATGAGTCTCATGATGGTTTTCTTGTCTATAATCTCCCTGTGTGGAAATAAGCATAGATTTTACCTCAGAGACTTTCACTTACGTTTGAGATTGCCCagaaattgggaaaatatCTCTAATGGAGAACGTGAGATTTGAAAGGGAGAGAGCGTTAGACAGACTAAGCCTTGAGGAACCCCTGCGTCTAGAGCTCAAAGACTCAGTAATGGAAACCGACTTTTTTAAGCTCAAATTTGTGGGCCTGATCGGTTTCTTCGTATTATTATTAAGAGAGGGTTCCACAAGGCTATTTTCTTTGGGGTTGAAGCTAAGGGAGTGAGAATGAGGGAGGCGGGAAGAGGCAGAAGAGGGATACCCGTTAAGTTCGTGTTCTGGAACTTCCCAATCTTCTTCTAGACCTTCTGCTGGAGATAAAGGCGTTGTTATGGGGTCTATAAAAGAACgttcataaaaatttcttcttaaGCAGACTTTTCTTTACCTGGAAGATGCAATTCACCAATTCTCTCTTTATATAATGTAAGAATCTCCTTGTAAGTCTTCTGATAAACCTTCCATGCCTTCCTCAACACCCACCCTCCTTTGAAGTACCCTGATAAATCTTGCTGAAGAAACGTTAATATAGCTAAACACAcctagaattttaatttattacaaaataacgAAAGTTATTAGTTTATTACTTGAGAATCAGCTAATATGATTTGAGCCTCTAATTGCTCAGCTAAAGATTGCGATGCAGTGCTATCAGTGCTGGATCCAAATACTTTCTGAGAAATTGACTTAAACCAACTATTTTGCGTGGTGCAACGCTTCTCCACTTCTCTCAAAATTAGTATTGCTTTTGTGAGTTTTTCGTCTTCAAAGCTCATTAATGCATCCTTTaacatccaccatttaatcaagatttattgttaagaataattattaccatgAATACTGTGAATGAATATCCAGCATACATAATTAAACTATCGGGGTATTGCATGAATAATTCCTCAGATTCCATGTGGTTGTTGTTGACTAACAAGTTTATTCCTCCTCTTGCAGTGATCCACTCGGGTTCTTTCGTTTCTTGGCCCTTCTTCGTAGCTCCACCATCATCGGCTTGCTCAAAAATTGGGGAATCAATAGAGCTGGTCATGATATTGTTGCGTTATGAAGTGTTAGGgctatttattatgttttcctGCATGTTAGAAATAAGGAAGATTTTTTGTTTGCGCTACATCATGTTTTAGAATGTATTGagtgtttaaacaaaaaattttgagtAAAACCGGAAATATTTTGGCAGATGTGCCAGTCAAGAACGACTGACAGAGGAAAAGGGTAAGGAAAGTATTGATCCATCCTCAAAGGACTTTCAAAAGGGATGAAATTTTCTAAGTGTTAAGTGGTGCAGGAGTTCTAGCTAATTCGACGGTAtttaaattacgttttttttggtttcatGGGGAAGAAAtatgtttcaaaaaatgcgAATTAACTCGTAAGATAAGATGCGATATTATGAATTTAACCGCgaggaattaaaatttgattgtgGAGCCATCTGTTGATTTACACagtaattgtaaaaaatattaaaaatgtaattatatACGCAGAGACAATTGCTAAAATCTTGTTAACTAGAAATGAATATCTATCAGCACTTTTTTACTCTAGCTAAATTTGGCGCccatgtttttcaaaaattagcaACATCTAACACCCGTTagttgtcaaaattttgaggtTAAGTGGTTAACGTCAACAAAGATAAGAGGATTTCAAAAACGAAAGTATCCacgtaaaaattttcaaaatgccaCCAAATGTGAAGGATTATGATAAGTGCGGATTTTCATGTTGAGAGAAATAAGCTACAACGACGTCGAAGGTGTAAAACCAAAGGTTTCTCAATGGATAATATGAGATCAAGCCTCTTAAACGAAGATGAAACTGTGCCTTCTCGAGACTGGAGGAAGGCCCTTCGTGCTCAGCCTGCTTTTAGGATTGTGAATAAAACCATGAGAGGGCAAACCcaatttattactattatagGACTCACTGGATTGTGTGttctaattattttgtacatGTATCCAAAGCGAGGAGGTATTAGTTTGAAAAGCAGTTTTAGTGATAATGTGCGGCAGTACAATCGTACGTACCCCCTTTCTAGGCCTATAAAAACTAGTTCAttatatacatttaaaatagGTAAGCATTGTTTTATCCTTAACAAACACAACTTCTTCACCAACTAAATACCTCAGGTATTATAACAGACCTAGACCAAAAGTCAAAAAGTACTCAAGACAAAGCCATGTGgaatgcatattttaaaactggtTTCTTGAGTTACAACCCCACAAGTCATAATGTTATGGTTACTTGGGACCGTAGCGACCCCAAGAAGTTGAAGAACAGTTACTCTCTAAAGGATAGAGGCATGGAATTGTCCGAATTGGTTGTGTTTGATGGGAGACTGTTAACTTTTGATGATAGAACTGGGATTGTCTTTGAAATACTTAATGAGGAGAAAATGGTGCCTTGGGTGCTGTTGGTAGATGGAGATGGTAGGTAAGGAATTCTCTTAAATTGCTGGGAAGTAAACAATATTAAAGTGTCAAGCTTTTTTATGTAGATCAGAAAAAGGGTTTAAATCTGAATGGGCAACAGTAAAGAATGAGGTTCTATATGTGGGTTCAATGGGGAAAGAGTGGACTACTGATGCAGGTGAATTCCAAAGTCATAATCCTCAATATGTAAAAACTATTACTGTTAAAGGAGAGGTATTTtggatttggaaaaaaaacaacaatccCCTTATACATCAAATCGCAGGTTTCACATCTTAATTGGGTCAAAGAGTTCAATCGTTTAAGAGAATCAATAGGTATCTACTGGCCTGGCTACATGATCCATGAAAGTGGAGTATGGTCTGATGTGCACAGAAAATGGTTCTTTCTGCCTCGAAGGTGCAGTAAAGAGCAGTATAATGACTCTTTAGATGAGAGAATGGGATGCAATGTGCTGCTTTCTGCTGACAGCAACATGTATGATGTTTCTGTAGTTGAGGtagaaatagtttaaatagAACTGAGACTAATGATTAATTTTGGtgaattttagttgaaaaatataaatactcGAGGGTTTTCTAGTTTCAAATTTGTGCCTACAACTGAGGACCAAATTATTGTGGctttaaaaactgaagaagTGGAGGGCAAAACCGCCAGTTATATTACAGCTTTCACAATAAAAGGAGAGATCCTATTGGAGGATATGTTTGTATCCGATCTTAAATATGAGGGAGTGGAGTTTATATAACACTTTTTACTAGTCAATAAttgtttaacaaaaatttgttgccattgaaaactttatttaaggtttatttttatatctacACCTCACAATATTGTCAATTTGGTTGTTTTCATTATAACATTAATATTCCATGTAAAATTTCCACTTTAAGCTCAAAGACTTTGATATTATAGGTTGATTTCTGTGTatagaattgtaaataaattgtaaattctgaataaaatattaaaaaaataaattgacaaaACTGTAGAGATTATTTCCCCATCTATCTccgtctttttttaaaatgtttccattTCCTGACTTTCAACTGGTTGTTTGGTATTTGTTATTTCGCTATTTCTTTCGCACGTATTCTTTTCTGTAACTAGACTAGGTCTTTCTCCCTCCCACTGCATATGCGCATAAAACACTAAATTTCGTTCACGTTCGTAAGTcgatgattaaaaataaatctgagAGTTAACGTAACCCCACTTTTACTGTTCACCACATTTTCGAATTGTGTACGCTTGAAGTCGTATTAAAATCCATATTTTCTGAGTTAAATAAGACTACAACCATGGACGTATCTTTCCAATCAATGGAAAATTCTCGTGAAGCtacaaaaaaagcaaaaaaacgaACTAAATCCGCTGATGAAGAATCAGAAGTTAAAAAACCtaaacattcaaaaaacaaCCCTCATAATGACTCAAAGCCctcaaaatttacaaaatccGCCAAAAAATTCGACCCCACAAATCCAAAAGGTGCGAAGTCCAAGAAACTAATTTCCAAACCTGATGACAAAGGTGCAAAGAATCAGTGGACACTGACCGAGAAAGTAGAAGAttggaaaaagtttaaaaaagagaaaaaggaaCTTAAAGTGAAGCGTGTTAAGGCGAGAACTAAGAATAACTTTGATAGAATACAAGAGGCCAAGAAAATGGGGGAAAGAGTAAGGCTGAAGATGCTTAAAGAAGAAGATCGGAATAAGGTTATCAATCAATTGCACAGTCTGTTAAAGGAACACTACTGCAAGTTTGTACTTGCACATGACACTGCAAGAATTGTGCAATCGCTATTGAAGTATTCAAGCAAAATTGTGGTGAGACAAATTGCACAAGTAAGTAAATACCTGTTTACTTAATTCTTTTAGcctaaaatataaatagtagccacaaaagcaatttttgtgCTCTAACCAATGTTGCCAAGGTTCATTCTGAAACATGGCTATTcccaaatataaatatttttttacttcctCAGGAACTAATACCTATTGCTATGAACCTATTGCAatcaaaatatggaatttacTGCATAAAACGTCTGCTTAAATATGGTGACGATGACATAAGGTCCTCTGTAATAGATCAAATGAAGGGCCATGCAGTAAAGCTTGCCAGCCACATTGTTAGTGCCCCTGTGGTAGAATTTGCCTTTTCAAACTATGCCACAGCCACTCAAAAACAATTCTTAATACAAGAATTTTATGGGGACTTATACAAGAACTCCAAAGACCCCAATGTAAAGCATATCCGCGATGTCTATAGAGGCGATGAAAATATGAAAGCTGCCACTCTAAGCACCTGCAaagcaaacattaaaaaggTTCTCAATAAGGCTCTATTGGACTCTGGCTTAGTGCAAGTAGTGTTAAGTCAATATTTGGAGGAGTGCTCAGTGAATGATAGGGCAGAGCTAATCACTGAATTAGTGCCCCATATTGTGGTTATAAGTAATAGTAAGGAAGGCAGTAAAGCGGCTATGCAGTGTATTTGGCATGGAACTGCCAAAGATAAGAAagttataatgaaatcactgAAAGAGCATTTGATTGAGTTGGCGAAGCATGAATTTGGACACAGGACAGTAATATGTTTATTGGACTCTGTGGATGATACAGTGTTGTTGCATAAGATTATTTTAACTGAGCTTTTAAGTAAGGCAAAGGATCTGGCAGTGAGTGAGTATGGTCGTAAGGTGTGTTGAATGTTTTAATGGGATTTTACCATATTAAACTTTCATATCTGTTTGTCTTTCTCAGGTTTTGCTATGGCTTGTAGCTGCTACAGAATCCACAATTTTCCATCCACAATTTATCAAAGAATTAACATCTGGAAAAGAAACATCCAGCAGTAAAAAGCCTGCAGAAACTAGACGAAATGAGATTTTGCAATATTCCTGTAATAATCTCTTAAATCTGGTTATTGAAGATACGAAATTCTGGTTATCTACTGGTTCGTTGAGTCTTGAAATGGCTGCAATTATAAAAGCTGGTAATATTCAATAATGCTCCGAAAATTGAAGGTTTTCTATTTAAGCGTGTCTTAACAGGTTCTGGggacattttaaaagaagttCTTTCTAAAGTGGTGGAAACAATTGTGCAACTTGATTGGAGGATTCAAGATGGTGACAAAGAAGTTATTGGAATTGAGGATGCAGGGATTCACATGACTCTAAAGAAATTGGCGCAGCACGATAAAGTGGCCCTTGAGCAGGGAAAAGCCACATTTGGGGCCAGTTTAGTTGATGGTTTGAGCAGTGACATTGTGAGCTTTGAATAATGCCAAATCTTCAATGcttaggaacatttttttttgcagttgaCCAGTTGGTTAAAGATTAATCGAGGGTGTTTCTTGCTGGTGACCGTATGGGAAAATAGTGATGATACAGTGCAGgagaaactgaagaagctgaTGCAGCCGCATTTAAGTCTTCTGAAGAAGCAAAAGACTTCAGGAGCTAATATATTgctgaaaaaatgtgaaatgctaaataaatgtttttaaaagttgttgAATTTGAATACTTTGTGCTCAAGTGAGTAAACGCCTTTAAATCTAGACAGCATTCGGCGGCTGTATTGCCGCGCCCAGTTTGGGTGCCCTAATTCGTCGTTAGTTAATAAGTAGtgttttgaattgttttattgacACTTCATTATATAACcgactattttatttacatttatccaaattataaaaactaaactGTAATTCACGCATACAAAAACAATAAGtcatatatataaaaaaaggaaaaatatagaTTCTTTGTACTAACGTAAGTGCTTACTGCTAATAGTAGTTCATAAATAGATTCCACTCTAACATCTCTTCTAAATTCGGTGATATGccttttttatagattttttctataattatttacaattttactaGGTTTCAACGACATTTATTAACACTAGGAATCACAATCTATCATTGATGATGGActgaaagtttttgtttttattcattttttcatttcgttgGCAAATCTATAAAAGGAAcgaaggaataaaaaaattatttaaatatggtGTCGTCATTGAGATacagaatataaaaatttgcctaaaaACATCAGATCTAAATAATTGAAGGAGTAATAGTTAAATCTGAATAAAAGTATGGCTGATCCTCAATATTTCATTTGTGactgtttaaattaattttttttctaaatttccataaaaattttgtttctagCTAATTTTCCCAGTTTGGGAACATCCACTATATTATAGagatttcaaataaatttccatcGCGAGCCACCACGACACCAGAAATCATGCAAATGCCCCAAGTTTCAATGTATTTACCAtcttaaaatgcaatttaaatgtGGTCATAGTCAACgctcaaaatataaaaaaaattaaaaactgaagaaacAAGTAAATTAGCAGAAAACAACGCTCTCAATATAACTTTTGTGActattaaaatgttcttttgGCTCACTTTTCTCCCAGATAACTTCTTccataattttgcttttccaACAGCGATTTTCGGCTTTTTCTACGATTTTCTTGagtttttcttcagttttattgatttagaaTTAATTGCATTATGTTTAGACCCACTCGAATTCTACTTTATGTGTGTAATTAAACGTTCATTAGGGGCCAAATCGGTAGTTATTTAGGCTGTGAAGCACCCAGTAGCTTGTAATGTATTTAGGAAATCTCCCATTTAACCATGGTCTTAACACTTAATTATTGACATTTTCCCAGGCCTACTTATCGCAACTGACCAGTAATCCTGGAAATTGTTACATAAAACAACATTATATCATCACAGTCTTATAAAAATCCCTACATCGCTACAGCATCATGCCAGCTTCAGAGATGCGCAAAAGCCTAATCTAAGTATACATTTatctatttttgtatttttttcaatttcaatataGTCTCTCTCTCATATAGGCAACAAATAGATTCAGCTAATATTATCATAAGAGAACTAGCACCATTTTCAATTTGACTAAAATTGCCTTTAAAAACACCCTTAAATCCGATCGATACGATTGGTCTCAATTCTATCCAGCTTGCTGCTATGATCCAACGCGGCTAAGACATCATGTTTCCTCCTTACATACAAC
It includes:
- the LOC136408326 gene encoding mitochondrial glycine transporter-like isoform X2; amino-acid sequence: MDIVTSYPVVKAFLAGSFSGTFSTVLFQPLDLVKTRLQNTPAPFVNGRHGTISMLSIFSNIIQQEHLRGLWRGMTPSLTRCVPGVGLYFSSLDYIKTHYLKECTPTALESVTMGFCARSMSGAILIPITVVKTRFESGVYNYNSVLSALKHIYYTEGFKGMTCGLVPTLFRDAPFSGLYLMFYSQTKQLIPKDLVNSVYACPLHFTCGVTAGILASMVTQPADVLKTKMQLYPNKFNGLWSVMVYVHNNYGVQGYFKGLVPRMLRRTLMAAMAWTVYEQLSKKLGLK
- the LOC136413482 gene encoding uncharacterized protein; the protein is MTSSIDSPIFEQADDGGATKKGQETKEPEWITARGGINLLVNNNHMESEELFMQYPDSLIMYAGYSFTVFMDALMSFEDEKLTKAILILREVEKRCTTQNSWFKSISQKVFGSSTDSTASQSLAEQLEAQIILADSQVCLAILTFLQQDLSGYFKGGWVLRKAWKVYQKTYKEILTLYKERIGELHLPDPITTPLSPAEGLEEDWEVPEHELNGYPSSASSRLPHSHSLSFNPKENSLVEPSLNNNTKKPIRPTNLSLKKSVSITESLSSRRRGSSRLSLSNALSLSNLTFSIRDIFPISGQSQTEIIDKKTIMRLMGAISFGYGLFQLGVSLLPPSLTRLMSILGFAANRHTGIACLMYARLGIDMRAPLASLALLWYHTIVRPFYAIDGVNVQAGVEAAMVLINESKKEFANSALFLFFAGRTHRLNSDIPTALQSFQMATDNANHREIKILCFHEIGWCHLIELEYQEAMGTFVYLKQASRWSRCFYVYMTAICCGSIGDFSNYAIFDELRKMSGSSRSGQLDEFLTRRLKCCPKDSEDAKNFSDVFFKLFVFEMLYLWNALASCSLENIEVVVSECLKVTSAKDEPKKGMANLILGSCYGIQQQYKEAADCFRKCLDQRTNEPGNAEDAHISAFAQYELGNILIQHSETKEEGKCQLQQINRYSRYDFEARLNVRVLSMLRNLVSTKVKPSEKYRLNFIETKVVLTPLTLWNKLFGLGIEHQIEPRKGSVPKQSRHNDLLILSEPSNGIMVRQRKTSLSTETSQQFCNPHHPYNTRRSAKRSNEPLQILPEVSKDYNEESYLINDRHSDCLSTTSSSCFKEPSADSFFECEDQTYCKEAVRHYLNKQLRPMNFVKHPCDQKTPIKWVKNGAIVLITAIITWYGNHVWTQLSRLKDDVESLNGRITDIVEARLDTSYQLNEVSSMVKELRQNQEIFKVKIKKMIQQEIDKIYSDKTGRTDFALESAGGRIVQLTPGTENYGQPKSCLLGIPLCEGMHGPRAMIQSGTSPGQCWAFKGSTGGVIIKLLGPIKIDAISMEHISKTISPSGDSKTAPKDFTAWGMKSVTNRGILLGQFVYDIEGSLVQTFTVSNPSDEIYDFIELRVTSNHGHPDFTCIYRFRVHGVMQMATD
- the LOC136410072 gene encoding apyrase produces the protein MISADFHVERNKLQRRRRCKTKGFSMDNMRSSLLNEDETVPSRDWRKALRAQPAFRIVNKTMRGQTQFITIIGLTGLCVLIILYMYPKRGGISLKSSFSDNVRQYNRTYPLSRPIKTSSLYTFKIGIITDLDQKSKSTQDKAMWNAYFKTGFLSYNPTSHNVMVTWDRSDPKKLKNSYSLKDRGMELSELVVFDGRLLTFDDRTGIVFEILNEEKMVPWVLLVDGDGRSEKGFKSEWATVKNEVLYVGSMGKEWTTDAGEFQSHNPQYVKTITVKGEVSHLNWVKEFNRLRESIGIYWPGYMIHESGVWSDVHRKWFFLPRRCSKEQYNDSLDERMGCNVLLSADSNMYDVSVVELKNINTRGFSSFKFVPTTEDQIIVALKTEEVEGKTASYITAFTIKGEILLEDMFVSDLKYEGVEFI
- the peng gene encoding protein penguin; translated protein: MDVSFQSMENSREATKKAKKRTKSADEESEVKKPKHSKNNPHNDSKPSKFTKSAKKFDPTNPKGAKSKKLISKPDDKGAKNQWTLTEKVEDWKKFKKEKKELKVKRVKARTKNNFDRIQEAKKMGERVRLKMLKEEDRNKVINQLHSLLKEHYCKFVLAHDTARIVQSLLKYSSKIVVRQIAQELIPIAMNLLQSKYGIYCIKRLLKYGDDDIRSSVIDQMKGHAVKLASHIVSAPVVEFAFSNYATATQKQFLIQEFYGDLYKNSKDPNVKHIRDVYRGDENMKAATLSTCKANIKKVLNKALLDSGLVQVVLSQYLEECSVNDRAELITELVPHIVVISNSKEGSKAAMQCIWHGTAKDKKVIMKSLKEHLIELAKHEFGHRTVICLLDSVDDTVLLHKIILTELLSKAKDLAVSEYGRKVLLWLVAATESTIFHPQFIKELTSGKETSSSKKPAETRRNEILQYSCNNLLNLVIEDTKFWLSTGSLSLEMAAIIKAGSGDILKEVLSKVVETIVQLDWRIQDGDKEVIGIEDAGIHMTLKKLAQHDKVALEQGKATFGASLVDGLSSDILTSWLKINRGCFLLVTVWENSDDTVQEKLKKLMQPHLSLLKKQKTSGANILLKKCEMLNKCF